From a single Candoia aspera isolate rCanAsp1 chromosome 2, rCanAsp1.hap2, whole genome shotgun sequence genomic region:
- the CRHBP gene encoding corticotropin-releasing factor-binding protein isoform X2, protein MAAGFRSCQLVLLFWAALGGESRYLEGRGEAFADGPALLFNQELKRQLSGEQIYRRALRCLDMLSIEGQFTFTADQPQVHCATFFIGEPEEFISIDFDFVSIDCQAGDFLKVFDGWILKGEKFPSSLDHPLPTFQRYRDFCEAGAIRTTIRSSQNVAMIFFRIQDAGNGFTLTIKKQPNLFPCNVISQTPSGSFTMIVPHQHRNCSFSIIYPAVIKISDLRLGHLNGFHLKNHLSDINSGRRYPSVDFEHSLFLFSTGIWS, encoded by the exons ATGGCTGCCGGATTCCGGAGCTGCCAGCTCGTCCTGCTCTTCTGGGCCGCTCTCGGAGGGGAGAGCAGGTACTTGGAG GGGAGGGGCGAAGCCTTCGCCGACGGGCCGGCCCTGCTATTCAACCAGGAGCTGAAAAGGCAACTCTCCGGGGAGCAGATCTACCGTCGGGCGCTGC GATGCCTTGACATGCTAAGTATAGAAGGGCAGTTTACCTTCACTGCAGACCAGCCCCAGGTACATTGCGCCACATTCTTCATAGGGGAACCAGAGGAGTTCATCAGCATAGATTTTGATTTTGTCAGCATTGACTGTCAAGCTGGAGATTTCTTGAAG GTTTTTGATGGCTGGATACTGAAAGGTGAGAAGTTTCCTAGCTCTTTGGATCACCCTCTCCCCACCTTTCAAAGGTATAGAGATTTCTGTGAAGCTGGAGCTATCAGGACCACCATCCGGTCATCTCAGAATGTTGCAATGATCTTCTTCAGGATTCAGGATGCAGGGAATGGATTCACATTAACAATAAAGAAGCAGCCCAATCTTTTCC CTTGCAATGTCATCTCTCAGACTCCGAGTGGAAGTTTTACGATGATTGTTCCTCATCAGCATCGGAACTGCAGTTTTTCCATTATCTACccagcagtgataaaaatatcTGATCTTAGGCTGGGACATCTGAATGGCTTTCACTTGAAG AACCATTTGTCTGATATTAACTCTGGAAGGCGCTACCCATCTGTGGATTTTGAACATTCTCTCTTCCTGTTCAGTACAGGTATCTGGTCATAA
- the CRHBP gene encoding corticotropin-releasing factor-binding protein isoform X1, with amino-acid sequence MAAGFRSCQLVLLFWAALGGESRYLEGRGEAFADGPALLFNQELKRQLSGEQIYRRALRCLDMLSIEGQFTFTADQPQVHCATFFIGEPEEFISIDFDFVSIDCQAGDFLKVFDGWILKGEKFPSSLDHPLPTFQRYRDFCEAGAIRTTIRSSQNVAMIFFRIQDAGNGFTLTIKKQPNLFPCNVISQTPSGSFTMIVPHQHRNCSFSIIYPAVIKISDLRLGHLNGFHLKKPTAGCRGAGDFMELLGGNGLDPSKMLPLADLCHSFSGPAQMKIGCDNTVLRLVSSGKHINQVTFEYYQLDRYEQEKNGLEEFCLSSV; translated from the exons ATGGCTGCCGGATTCCGGAGCTGCCAGCTCGTCCTGCTCTTCTGGGCCGCTCTCGGAGGGGAGAGCAGGTACTTGGAG GGGAGGGGCGAAGCCTTCGCCGACGGGCCGGCCCTGCTATTCAACCAGGAGCTGAAAAGGCAACTCTCCGGGGAGCAGATCTACCGTCGGGCGCTGC GATGCCTTGACATGCTAAGTATAGAAGGGCAGTTTACCTTCACTGCAGACCAGCCCCAGGTACATTGCGCCACATTCTTCATAGGGGAACCAGAGGAGTTCATCAGCATAGATTTTGATTTTGTCAGCATTGACTGTCAAGCTGGAGATTTCTTGAAG GTTTTTGATGGCTGGATACTGAAAGGTGAGAAGTTTCCTAGCTCTTTGGATCACCCTCTCCCCACCTTTCAAAGGTATAGAGATTTCTGTGAAGCTGGAGCTATCAGGACCACCATCCGGTCATCTCAGAATGTTGCAATGATCTTCTTCAGGATTCAGGATGCAGGGAATGGATTCACATTAACAATAAAGAAGCAGCCCAATCTTTTCC CTTGCAATGTCATCTCTCAGACTCCGAGTGGAAGTTTTACGATGATTGTTCCTCATCAGCATCGGAACTGCAGTTTTTCCATTATCTACccagcagtgataaaaatatcTGATCTTAGGCTGGGACATCTGAATGGCTTTCACTTGAAG AAACCAACTGCAGGCTGCAGGGGCGCTGGAGATTTTATGGAGCTGCTGGGTGGAAATGGGTTAGACCCTTCTAAGATGCTTCCCTTGGCTGATCTTTGCCATTCTTTCAGTGGCCCCG CTCAAATGAAGATTGGCTGTGACAACACTGTATTGCGGCTGGTCTCAAGTGGAAAGCATATCAATCAAGTAACCTTTGAATATTATCAGTTGGATCGATATGAACAGGAAAAGAACGGCCTTGAGGAGTTCTGTCTTTCAAGTGTTTGA